The sequence ACCAACGCGTCGGTGAGGGTCGGCGCGAAGAACCCCAGAACCCGGAACAGCTCCCCATATCCCGGAAGCAACTCCACGGGCCGCGTCCGGACGGCGGTGACGAACCATTCGGCCGCCTGCTCAGGGGACAACGCCGCCATCGAGTCGTAGTCCGTGGTCGGGGCGATCATGGGCGTCCTCACCAGAGGCAGGTCGAGGGTGGTGACAGCGATGCCGCGATCGCGAAGTTCGGCACCGAGACTGCGACCGAACGCGCCGACCGCCGCCTTCGACGCGTGGTAGGCGGAGAACTTGGGCATCACACCTGCGGGCACACCCCATGTGGCCACGTTGATGATGTGGCCGTCGCGACGCTCGAGCATCGACGGAAGTAACGCGAGCGTGAGCCGGGTCGAACCGAAGTAGTTGATCGCCATGGTGCGCTCGTAGTCGTGGAAGCGGTCGAGCGAATCTTCGACCGTCCGCCGGATCGAGCGTCCGGCGTTGTTGACGAGGACGTCGACAGGGCCGATATCGCCGAGCACCCGGGATACCATGGCGTCGATCGAGTCGGGGTCGGTCAGGTCGCAGGGGACGGCGTGGGCGTCGCACCCTGCACGCAGGATGTCGTCGCGGACGGCTTCGAGGGCTTCGGCGCCTCGGGCGACGAGCACGACCTCCGCCCCGAGATGTGCGAGTCGGCGTGCCGCAGCCTCGCCGACACCCGACGAACCCCCGGTGACCAGGATGCGCTTCCCGGCTACCCGATGTCCCGACTTCGGTACGAGGCGCGTCGCGAGTGTCCGCGGCGAGGGGAGAGGATTCAGTGCCGCCTGGGTGAGCAACTGTCGGATCACGTCCCCAGCGTGGCAGCAGACCGCCCGCAATGCACCCGGCGACACGGCAAGGACAAAAACAATCAATCGTGCTTGCTTTTTTACGGGGTTGGTGTGATGCTGGTCGCATGGCCGAACTGCAGAGGTTCATCGATGACGTATGTGCCGAGAGTGAAGCGCTGGATGCGCTGGTCGCAGACCTCCCGGACCCCCGATGGGGAGACCCCACACCTGCGGAGGGATGGACGATCGCCCACCAGATCGGGCATCTGCTCTGGACCGATCGAGCCGCCCTGCTGGCGATCACCGACCCCGACGCGTTCACCACGCAGCTGGCGGTCGCCGCGGCAGACCCGGCAGGTTTCGTCGACGCCGGTGCCCGCGAGTTCGCGAGCCTCCCGCCGGCGCAGCTCCTCGAGGACTGGCGGACGACCCGTGCACAGCTCGCCGATGCTCTGGCCGCGGTGCCGCCCGACCAGAAAATCCTGTGGTACGGACCGCCGATGAAGGCGGCGTCCATGGCGACGGCCCGCTTGATGGAAACGTGGGCGCACGGCCAGGACGTGGCCGACGCTCTGGGAGTGACACGGACACCTACTGCGAGGCTGAGAAGCATCGCCCACCTCGGTGTCCGCACCCGCGACTTCGCCTACGCCGTCAACGAGCTTCCTGCGCCGTCCGAGGAATTCCGCGTCGAACTGACCGCGCCCGGTGGTTCGTCCTCGTGGACATGGGGACCCGAGGACGCCGCCCAGAGGGTGACCGGACCGGCAGAAGACTTCTGCCTGCTCGTCACCCAGCGTGCGAATCGGGCAGACCTTACTCTCGTCGCGACCGGGCCGGACGCCGACCAATGGCTGGACATCGCACAGGCTTTCGCGGGTCCCGCCGGCGGGGGACGGGAGGCGGGGTCGCGATGACGGTGCGGATCGGCAACTGTTCCGGCTTCTACGGTGACCGCCTGTCGGCGATGCGCGAGATGCTCGAGGACGGCGAACTCGACTACCTGACCGGTGACTATCTCGCCGAACTGACCATGTTGATCCTCGGTCGTGACCGCATGAAGGACCCCGACCGGGGATACGCCAAAACGTTTCTCCGCCAGGCTGAAGACTGCCTCGGACTGGCCCTGGACAAGGGCGTCCGCATAGTGGCCAACGCAGGTGGCCTCAATCCCGCAGGTCTGGCCGCGGCACTGCGTGCAGTGAACGACACGCTGGGGCTGCAGGCAAAGATCGCTTACGTCGAGGGTGACGATCTGATCGGGCGGACCGCGGAACTCGGACTGGGCAGTCCGCTGACCGCCAATGCCTACCTCGGAGCGTGGGGAATCGTCGAATGCCTGAATGCCGGGGCCGACGTGGTGGTCACCGGCCGTGTCACCGACGCCTCGGTGATCGTGGGACCGGCGGCTGCGCACTTCGGGTGGCAACGGGGCGACTTCGATCAGCTGGCGGGTGCGGTGGTGGCGGGTCACGTCATCGAGTGCGGCACCCAGGCCACCGGGGGCAACTATGCATTCTTCACCGAGATCGCCGACCTCGACCGGCCCGGGTTTCCGATCGCCGAGATCGACGCGGACGGATCCTCGGTCATCACCAAGCACCCCGGAACGGGCGGGGCGGTGACGGCCGGAACCGTGACCGCGCAGCTGCTGTACGAGATCACGGGCGGCCGGTATGCCGGCCCCGACGTGACGGCCCGGATCGACACCGCCGAGCTGTCCGACGACGGCGCCGATCGTGTCCGCATCAGCGGGGTCACGGGTGAGCCGCCGCCGCCGCAGCTGAAAGTCTCGTTGAACACCCTCGCCGGGTTCCGGAACGAGGCCGTGTTCGTCCTGACCGGCCTCGACATCGAGGCCAAGGCGGCGCTGGTGCGGAGACAACTCGAGAGTGGGCTGACCATCCGTCCGGCCGAACTGGAGTGGTCGCTCGCCCGCACCGACCACCCGGACGCCGATACCGAGGAGGCCGCGAGCGCACTACTGCGGTGTGTGGTTCGCGATTCCGACGCCGCCGCGGTGGGGCGCAGCTTCTCCTCGCTCGCAGTCGAACTCGCACTCGCCAGCTATCCCGGCTTCACGCTCACCGCCCCACCCGGGCAGGGGCAGCCCTACGGGGTGTTCACGCCCGGATACGTACACGTCAAGGAAGTTCCGCACGTCGCGGTACTGCCGGACGGCGCCCGCGTCGACATCGAGCCGTCTCCCGAGGTGCGTGAACTCGAGGACGTCGACGATCCGGTACTCCCGGGGGCACCGGCCAGTGGCCCGACGACGCGCTGCCCCCTCGGCACCATTGCCGGTGCCCGCAGCGGCGACAAGGGCGGCAACGCCAACGTCGGTGTGTGGGTCCGCACCGACGAACAGTGGCGGTGGCTGGTCCACACCCTGACAGTCGACGAAGTGAAACGACTCCTCCCGGAGGCTGCCGACCTCCCCGTCACGCGGTACGTGCTGCCGAAACTGCGCGCCGTCAATTTCGTCATCGAGGGAATTCTCGGGCAGGGCGTCGCGTCCCAGGCCCGATTCGACCCGCAGGCCAAGGGTCTCGGTGAATGGTTGCGCTCGAGGCACGTCGATATTCCGAAAGCACTCCTCCCCGAAGGGACAAGTTCGTGAACGTGTGGGACACACCGGAACGGCAGGAGCTGCGCAAGACCGTGCGCGGTTTCGTCGAGCGACAGATACTTCCGCATCTCGCGGACTGGGAGCGTGACGGTGAGATTCCGCGCGCACTGCACCGTGAGGCAGCCGAACTCGGGCTGATGGGCGCCGGATTTCCGGAGTCCGTCGGCGGCGAGGGCGGGGATTTGGTGGACGCGGTCCTCATCTGCGAGGAGATGCACCAGGCCGGGGCGTCGGGTGGTCTGTTCGCGTCTCTGTTCACCTCGGGCATCGCCCTGCCGCACCTGGCAGCGGCCGGTGACCCGGAGCAGATAGAGAAGTGGGTGCGGCCCACCCTGCGCGGAGACCTCATCGGCTCGCTCGCCATCACGGAACCGGGCGGCGGTTCCGACGTCGGCCACCTGCGGACCACCGCGGTGCGCGACGGCGACCACTTCGTCGTCAACGGTTCCAAAACCTTCATCACCTCCGCGTGCCGCGCCGACTTCGTGGTCACCGCGGTACGCACCGGCGGACCCGGTGCCGCCGGTGTGTCCCTTCTCGTGATCGAGAAGGGAACACCCGGTTTCGAGGTAGCCCGCAAGCTCGACAAGATGGGATGGCGCGCGTCCGACACCGCGGAGTTGTCGTTCGTCGACGCGCGTGTGCCGGTCGCCAACCTCGTCGGCGCCGAGAACAGCGGATTCTCACAGATCGCCCAGGCCTTTCTCACCGAACGCATCGCGCTTGCAGCCCAAGCGTATTCGAGTGCGCAGCGGTGCCTCGACCTCACGTTGGCGTGGGTCCGCGACCGCGAAACCTTCGGGCGGCCACTGATCAGCAGGCAGGCAGTGCAGAACACGGTCACGGAAATGGCCCGGAAGATCGATGTGGCCCGGGTGTACACCCGGACTCTGGTCGAGCGGTCGCTCGAATCGAACGAGGACTTCATCGCGGAGGTGTGTTTCGCGAAGAACACCGCGGTGGAGTCGGGCGAATGGGTGGCCAACCAGGCTGTTCAGCTGTTCGGAGGGCTCGGTTACATGCGGGAGAGCGAAGTGGAGCGGCAGTACCGCGACATGCGCATTCTGGGAATCGGCGGGGGCACCACGGAGATACTGACCGGCCTTGCCGCCAAGCGATTGGGGTATCAAGCATGACGACGCTGAAGTCGACTCTCGACACCGGCTCGGACGAGTACGCGGCCGCGGCGAAAGCCATGACCGACAAACTCGCCGAGATCGACACCGAACACGCCAAGGCGCTCGCCGGCGGCGGGGAGAAGTACACCGAACGGCACAAGAAGCGCGGAAAGCTCCTCGCCCGCGAACGGATCGAATTGCTGCTGGACCCCGACTCGCCCTTTCTCGAGCTGTGCCCGCTGGCGGCGTGGGGCAGCGAGTTCCCGGTCGGCGCCAGCACCGTGGTCGGGATCGGGGTAGTCGAGGGTGTCGAGTGCCTGATCGTGGCCAACGACCCGACGGTCCGCGGTGGCACGAGCAACCCGTGGACACTGCGGAAAGGGTTCCGCGCCAACGACATCGCACGGCAGAACCGGCTCCCGGTCATTTCACTCGTGGAGTCGGGCGGCGCCGACCTCCCCACCCAGAAGGAAGTGTTCATTCCCGGCGGTCGCATGTTCCGCGACCTCACCCAGCTGTCCGCCGCGGGCATCCCGACCATCGCGCTCGTCTTCGGGAACTCGACCGCCGGCGGCGCGTACATCCCGGGCATGTCCGATCACGTCGTGATGATCAAGGAACGGTCCAAGGTGTTCCTCGCCGGACCTCCGCTCGTGAAAATGGCCACCGGTGAGGAGTCGGACGACGAAACCCTCGGCGGCGCCGAAATGCATGCCCGCAAGTCCGGTCTCGCCGACTACTTCGCCATCGACGAGCAGGACGCGATCCGGATCGGCCGCAGCATCGTCAAGCGACTGAACTGGAAGAAGCAGGGTCCCGCGCCCCGGGCCGAGGTCATCGAACCGCTCGCGGACCCCGAGGAACTGCTCGGCATCGTCCCCGCCGACCTCAAGATCCCGTTCGATCCCCGAGAGGTGATCGCCCGCATCGTCGACGGCTCCGACTTCGACGAGTTCAAGCCGATGTACGGGTCTTCGCTCGTCACCGGCTGGGCCGAACTGCACGGGTATCCGATCGGCATCCTCGCCAACGCGCGCGGTGTTCTCTTCAGCGAGGAGTCGCAGAAGGCCACCCAGTTCATCCAGCTGGCCAACCGTTCGAACACCCCGCTGCTGTTCCTGCACAACACCACCGGATACATGGTGGGTAAGGAGTACGAGGAGGGCGGGATGATCAAGCACGGTTCGATGATGATCAACGCGGTCTCCAATTCCACCGTCCCGCACATCTCGATCCTCCTCGGGGCGTCGTACGGGGCCGGGCACTACGGCATGTGCGGACGCGCATTCGACCCGCGATTCCTGTTCGCCTGGCCCAGTTCCAAGTCGGCCGTCATGGGCGGTGCGCAGTTGGCGGGCGTCATCTCCATTGTCAGCCGGGCGTCGGCCGAAGCGCGCGGCCAGGCCTTCGACGAAGAGGCCGACGCCGGCATGCGGGCCATGATCGAGAACCAGATCGAGGCCGAATCGATCCCGATGTTCCTGTCCGGTCGCCTGTACGACGACGGTGTGATCGATCCCCGCGACACCCGAACCGTGGTGGGAATGTGCCTGTCGGCCATTGCCAACGCCCCGATCGAAGGCGCCGAGAACTTCGGCGTCTTCCGGATGTGAGGCAGCACATGACAACCCTCGACGCCCCACACCTGATCCGGTCCGTCCTCGTTGCCAACCGTGGTGAGATCGCCCGTCGCATCTCCGCCACCTGCCGGCGGGCGGGCATCGGCACCGTCGCCGTGTTTTCCGACGCCGACGCATCGAGCCCGCACGTCGCCGAGGCCGACGCTGCGGTCCGGTTGCCCGGCAACAGCCCCGCCGACACGTACCTGCGCGGCGACCTCGTCATCGAGGCTGCCCGCCGGGCCGGCGCCGATGCCATTCACCCGGGCTACGGGTTCCTCTCGGAGAATGCCGATTTCGCGCGCGCCGTCCACGACGCGGGACTCACCTGGATCGGGCCACCCTCGCCCGCCATCGAGATGATGGGCTCGAAGGTGGAGTCCAAGAAGCTGATGGCCTCCGCCGGGGTCCCCGTCCTGGCCGAACTCGATCCCGACTCGGTCACCGAGGCCGATCTGCCCGTGCTCGTCAAGGCGTCCGCGGGAGGCGGCGGACGCGGCATGCGTGTCGTTCGCGAGCTCGCGGACCTGGCGGAACAACTGGAAGGCGCTCGCCGCGAAGCACTGTCGGCCTTCGGTGACCCGACGGTGTTCTGCGAGCGCTACCTGGAAACGGGCAGGCACATCGAAGTGCAGGTGATGGCCGACCGTCATGGAACGGTGTGGGCGGTGGGGGAGCGTGAATGTTCCATCCAGCGCCGTCACCAGAAGGTGGTCGAAGAGGCGCCGTCCCCGTTGGTCGAGGCCATACCCGGGATGCGGGAGCGGCTTTTCGAAGCAGCCCGAGTCGCCGCCAAGGCCATCGACTACGAGGGTGCCGGCACGGTCGAATTTCTCGCCGACCAGGCGGGAGACTTCTATTTTCTCGAGATGAACACCCGACTGCAGGTGGAGCACCCGGTCACCGAATGCACCACGGGGCTCGACCTCGTCGAACTGCAACTGCAGGTGGCGTCGGGTATTCCTCTTGCCGCGGAGCATCCCACCGTGTCGGGCCACTCCATCGAGGTTCGGCTGTACGCCGAGGATCCGGCTCTGAACTGGCAACCCCAGAGCGGCACCGTCCACCACTTCGACGTGCCGGGCACGACCACCGAGTTCGACGTTCTGCGCTCGCCCGGCGTCCGCCTCGATTCCGGTGTGGTCGACGGCTCCGTGGTGGGTGTGCACTACGACCCCATGCTCGCGAAGGTGATTTCGTTCGCGGCAACGCGGTCCCAGGCGGCTACCCGGCTGGCGTCGGCCCTCGGCCGTGCGCAGATCCACGGGCTGCGCACCAACCGGGACCTGTTGGTCAATGTCCTGCGGCACCCGGCGTTCCTTGCAGGCGACACGGACACCGCCTTCTTCGCGACCCACGACCTCGAGGTGTTGTCGCGGCCGCTCGCGTCGGCTGACGCCCACAGGTTGTCGGCGCTCGCCGCCGCACTGGCGGACGCGGCGCACAACCGCGAGGTCGCGGCGGTGAACGCCACGCTCCCCAGTGGATGGAGGAACCTGCCGTCCGCTCCGCAAAGTAAGACGTTCAGCACAGGTGACCGTCAGATCGAGGTCCGGTACCTGCTCGGCCGGTACGGGCTGAAGGCGGACGGCTTCGACGATGTCACCCTCGTCGCGGCGACCGCACGCAGGGTCGTGCTGGACGTTGCCGGGCTGCGCAGATCGTTCGAGGTGGCGCGCTACGGCGACGACGTATTCGTCGACTCGGCGCTCGGGCCGGTGAGCCTGCGCGCAGAGCCGCGATTCACCGACCCGAGCACCGTGGTGGCGGAGGGGTCCCTACTCGCCCCGATGCCCGGTTCGGTAATCCGCCTCGGCGCCGAGGTCGGCGATTCCGTGACCGTCGGCCAGCCCATCGTGTGGCTCGAGGCGATGAAGATGGAACACACCATCAAGGCACCGGCATCCGGTGTGGTCACCGAACTGTCGGTGACCGTCGGTCAGCAGGTCGACGTGGGGACGGTACTGGCAGTAGTCGAAGCAGCGCAGGCTGAAGGAGAATCATGAGCTTCATCGAGACCGAAGAACAGAAGGAACTCCGTGCCTCCGTGTCGAGGCTCGGGGAGCGTTTCAACTACGTCGATTATGTGCTTCCTCGGGCGCGGCGCGGTGAACCACTGACGGAGTTGTGGAACGAGGCGGGCAAGCTCGGGTTCCTCGGCGTCAACCTCCCCGAGGAATACGGCGGCGGGGGAGCGGGCATCTACGAACTGGCGCTGGTCCAGGAAGAACTTGCCGCGCACGGTGCCGGGCTGCTGCTCGTGGTGGTGTCGCCCGCCATCTGCGGCACCATCATCGGCAAGTACGGAACCGAGGAGCAGAAGCAGAAGTGGCTCCCAGGACTCGCCGACGGGTCGAAGATCATGGCATTCGGCATCACCGAGGCCGATGCGGGTTCGAACTCGCATCAGATCACGACCACCGCGCGCCGGGACGGCGAGGACTGGGTGCTGACGGGGAACAAGATCTATATCTCCGGGGTCGATCAGGCCGATGCCGTCCTGATCGTCGCGCGGACCGAGGACTCGAAGACCGGCAAGCTGAAGCCTGCGCTCTTCATCGTCCCCACCGACGCCGAGAACTTTGTCAAGACGCCGATGGAGATGGACATCGTCGAGCCCGACCACCAGTTCATGCTGTTTCTCGACAACGTGCGGCTTCCGGCGGACGCACTCGTCGGAGAGGCCGACGCCGCGCTGATGCAATTGTTCGCGGGCCTGAATCCCGAACGCATCCTGGGTGCGGCCATGGCTGTCGGCATGGGTCGGTACGCGCTCGACGCGGCCGTGAAGTTTGCGAACGAGCGCACGGTGTGGAAGACGCCGATCGGCGCTCACCAGGGGATTTCGCACCCACTAGCTCAAATCAAGATCGAGCTCGAACTCGCCAAGCTGATGATGCAGAAGGCCGCGGTGCTCTACGACAGCGGCGACGACTTCGGGGCCGCGGAGGCCGCGAACATGGCCAAGTACGCCGCCGCCGAGGCGAGCATCAAGGCCCTCGACCAGGCCATCCAGACGCACGGTGGGGCAGGCCTGACCAAGGAATACGGCCTGGCAGCGATGCTCGGTGCGGCCCGCATCGCCCGGGTGGCGCCGGTCAGCCGGGAAATGGTCCTGAACTTCGTCTCCCAGCACTCGCTCGGGTTGCCGAAGTCGTACTGATGTCGAACGGACGGCACATGACCGAAGTACACGCCGACCGGTACGTCCGGTACGAGGTGAGTCGCGGGTTCGCCACCCTCACCCTGGACTCGCCGCACAACAGGAACGCGATTTCCGGGAGGCTGGTCGATCAGCTTCTGCAGGGATTGCGGGACGCCGCTGCGGACAACGACGTCCGCGGCGTCGTTCTGACCCACACCGGCGGCACTTTCTGCGCCGGGGCGGATCTCAGTGAGACCGGTGGAGACGTCCGGTCCCGGACCCGTCAGATGGCGGAACTGCTGCGCGCCATCGTCGAGCTGCCCAAACCGGTGGTGGCGCGGATCGACGGTCACGTCCGAGCGGGAGGCATGGGTCTGGTGGGTGCCTGCGACATCGCGGTCGCCGGACCTCGCAGCACCTTCGCCCTCACCGAGGTGCGTCTCGGGCTCGCCGCCTCGATCATCTCGTTGACCGTCCTTCCCCGCATCGACGCACGCGCGGCAGGACGGTACTTCCTCACGGGCGAGAAGTTCGGCGCGCACGAGGCCGAGGCGATCGGACTGATCAGTGAGTCGGCGCAGGACCCGGACGACATCGTCGAGGAAATTCTCGACCAGTTCCGGCAGGCGTCACCACAGGGGCTGGCGGAGAGCAAGGCCCTGATCACGAAGGCACTGCTCGCCGATTTCGACCGCTACACCGACGAACTGACAGCGCAGTCCGCGAGGCTCTTCGAGTCCGAGGAAGCCCGGGAAGGCATGATGGCGTTCCTGCAGAAGCGGCCGCCCACCTGGGCCTCCGGCCCCGTGCGCGGTTGACGAGTCTCAGGACTCGTCAACCGCGCACGGGCGCGCAGCGCAACGAGAGGAAGTGACCGCATGACCCGCGAACCGAAGCAGGACCGTAGCCGGGTCACGCGTGAGCATCTGCTCGAGGTCACCATCGACTGCCTCGCCGAACTGGGGTGGGGCGCCACCACCGTCAGCCTGGTGGCGCAACGCGCCGGGGTGTCGCGCGGTGCCACTCAGCACCATTTCCCGACGCGGGAAGATCTGATCACCGCCGCCCTCGAGGTGATGTTCGACGCCAGGATGGAGCAGGCCCGGCGGGAGGCCACCGACCTGCCGTCGGGAGCGGGCCGCACCGAGGCGGTGGTGTCGCGGCTCGTCGACTACTACACGGGCACTCTCTTCAAAGCGGCCCTGCAGGTGTGGACCGCAGCCTCGGCCGACCCCGAGCTGCGGGCGCGGATCGTGCCGCTCGAGGAACGCTTCGGACGTGTCGCCCATCGCACCGCCGTCGAGCATTTCGGCTTCGACGACTCCGACCCGGTGGCACACCGCCTCGTGCAGGCCACTCTCGACCTGGCCCGCGGGCTCGGCCTCGCCGACGTCCTCACCGACGACTCGAAACGCCGCGCCGAGGTGGTACGTCAATGGGCTGCGCAACTCGACGCCGCGCTCCCACGGGGCACTGACGGCGCCGAACGGACACTCGACGCGGTGGCAGTCGACTGAACCGGGCACACCCCGGCCGGATCGGTAGAGTCAGCGTTCATGGGCAGGAAATGGGGAGTGCTCGCCGCGGTCGGTGTCGTGGCTGCACTGGCCGGCTGCGGGGGCGGCGACGACGCCGGGACCGATACTGCCGCCCCACCCGCCACCGGGCAGATCACCGAACCGGGACCGTTCTTCGGTCAGTGCGGCTCCGTCACGGACGACGAAGTGTCGACGGCATTCGGTATGCCCTCCTTCACCGGCGTCACCCGCAACTCAGTCGGCTGTGAATGGGAAACCGCGGGAATCGGCGGGCCCAGCGTGACGTTCTCCTGGTACCGCGGCAGTCCGATCGGCCGCGAACGGGCGGGATCGGAACTGATCGGCCGGCCGGCCACCGACATCGACGTCCAGGGGAACCCTGGCTTCATCGCCTCTTCGGAGGGGATTCTGTGCGAACTCGGTGTGGAGTTCGGCGGCGATTTCATTCACTGGTCGGTGATGTATGCCGACGCCCGGCCGGCCGCCGACCCCTGCAAGGTTGCGCGGGACCTCGCCGAACTCAGCGTGTCGAGGGCGAAATGAGCTGGGGCCAGATGAGCGGAGGGCTGATGAGCGGCGGACGTCGGCGCGCGGCCGAGGCTACGGCCGCGATCGTGTCGGTGGCCGGGCTGATCGCGGGATGCGGATCGTCGATCGACGGTTCGCCCCGACCCGAAGGTGCCTCTGTCACCGGTGACACGGAGAGATTCACCGCTCTCCTCGAGGAGTGCGACGCAGTCACCGACGAACAGATCGCCGAGGCCGTCGCCGCCGACGCCATCGAGCGCGGCTTCTTCGGCGCGATCTGCCGCTGGGATGCCGTCGGCGCCAACGGTCCGGTGAAGATCACCTTCAACTGGTTCGAGACAGGTTCGCTCGACACCGAGAAGGAGACGGGCGAGGAGCTGGGCTACAAGGTGGAGTCGTCGACCATCCAGGGCCGCAGAGCCGTGGTGATGCGGCCACCGAACGACCCAGGAGCCTGCGGGGTGAGCGTGGGATCGCCGTCCTCGGGTGTGGTCGGCTGGTGGGTGCAGTTCACCGCTGCCGCGGCGGATCCGTGCGAGGCGGCGTCCACCCTCGCCGATCTGACGCTCAACCTGAGCAGCTAGTGTGCTGGCACTCGAACCGAAAGCCCTCTTTCCCACCTCGCAGCCCTTACCACCGCCCGCCCGCTTTGACCTTCCGGCGCGCCGCCGGGTATCGTTGTGGGTCGTGTCCGGCATGCCCGGGCCGATCTGTGTGCCTAGCGAGGTATTGCCGTGCGCGCGTTCGTGCAGATTTGCTGCATGGAACGAGCATCCGGCTGCCTGTGTGGGGGTATGCGACACACCCGACCGTGGGGTGCGTGCACGTCACGCACCGTCGATCGAGTGCGGGGCAGTAGCTTCCTTGCCCCAACTGCTAGATCCCTAATTTCAGAACAGCCAAGGTTGCTTGTCCAGAGCAGTCTGTTCAACACGAAGAAAGCCGGTAAATGCCAACCATCAATCAGTTGGTCCGCAAGGGCCGCCGCGACAAGACCGCCAAGGTCAAGACGGCAGCTCTGAAGGGCAGCCCGCAGCGTCGTGGCGTGTGCACCCGCGTGTACACCACCACCCCGAAGAAGCCGAACTCGGCGCTCCGTAAGGTCGCGCGTGTGCGCTTGACCAGCTCCGTCGAGGTCACCGCTTACATCCCGGGTGAGGGCCACAACCTGCAGGAGCACTCCATGGTGCTCGTCCGCGGTGGTCGTGTGAAGGACCTCCCGGGTGTGCGCTACAAGATCATCCGCGGCTCCCTCGACACCCAGGGTGTCAAGGGCCGCAAGCAGGCACGCAGCCGCTACGGCGCCAAGAAGGAGAAGAGCTAATGCCACGTAAGGGCCCCGCTCCGAAGCGCCCGCTCATCAACGACCCGGTCTACGGTTCGCCCCTGGTGACGCAGCTCGTCAACAAGATCCTCCTGGACGGCAAGAAGTCCACCGCCGAGCGCATCGTCTACCAGGCGCTCGAGCAGGCACGCGAGAAGACCGGCACCGATCCGGTCGTCACCCTCAAGCGCGCTCTGGACAACGTCAAGCCTGCCCTCGAGGTTCGCAGCCGCCGTGTCGGTGGCGCCACCTACCAGGTGCCGGTCGAGGTCCGTCCGGGCCGTTCCACCACCCTCGCGCTCCGCTGGCTCGTGACCTTCTCGCGGCAGCGCCGTGAGAAGACGATGGTCGAGCGTCTCGCCAATGAGCTCCTCGACGCCAGCAACGGCCTCGGTGCCGCTGTGAAGCGCCGTGAGGACACTCACAAGATGGCTGAAGCCAACAAGGCATTCGCCCACTACCGCTGGTGACGTCACGTCGGAGCAGTCACCTCACCGTGACTGCTCCGGCGTCGTTGCTACGTCGGGCCCTACCCGGGCCCGGCTGATCTACAACTCGAGACAATGGCCCCGCTGGTGGAACACCGGGGAGGCCGACACCCGATACACGAGCTACGAGCGGGGAAGAATCCTGTGGCACAGGAAGTGCTGACCGACCTGAACAAGGTCCGCAACATCGGCATCATGGCGCACATCGATGCCGGCAAGACCACCACCACCGAGCGCATCCTGTTCTACACCGGTGTCAACTACAAGATCGGTGAGACGCACGACGGCGCGTCGACGACGGACTGGATGGAGCAGGAGAAGGAACGCGGCATCACGATCACCTCTGCCGCGGTGACCTGCTTCTGGAACAACAACCAGATCAACATCATCGACACCCCCGGTCACGTCGACTTCACCGTCGAGGTGGAGCGTTCGCTTCGCGTGCTCGACGGAGCTGTGGCCGTGTTCGACGGCAAGGAGGGCGTCGAGCCCCAGTCGGAGCAGGTGTGGCGTCAGGCCGCCAAGTACGACGTTCCGCGCATCTGTTTCGTCAACAAGATGGACAAGATGGGCGCGGACTTCTACTTCACGGTCCAGACCATCATCGACCGTCTCGGTGCCAAGCCT comes from Rhodococcus oxybenzonivorans and encodes:
- a CDS encoding acyl-CoA dehydrogenase family protein, producing the protein MNVWDTPERQELRKTVRGFVERQILPHLADWERDGEIPRALHREAAELGLMGAGFPESVGGEGGDLVDAVLICEEMHQAGASGGLFASLFTSGIALPHLAAAGDPEQIEKWVRPTLRGDLIGSLAITEPGGGSDVGHLRTTAVRDGDHFVVNGSKTFITSACRADFVVTAVRTGGPGAAGVSLLVIEKGTPGFEVARKLDKMGWRASDTAELSFVDARVPVANLVGAENSGFSQIAQAFLTERIALAAQAYSSAQRCLDLTLAWVRDRETFGRPLISRQAVQNTVTEMARKIDVARVYTRTLVERSLESNEDFIAEVCFAKNTAVESGEWVANQAVQLFGGLGYMRESEVERQYRDMRILGIGGGTTEILTGLAAKRLGYQA
- a CDS encoding acyclic terpene utilization AtuA family protein, which produces MTVRIGNCSGFYGDRLSAMREMLEDGELDYLTGDYLAELTMLILGRDRMKDPDRGYAKTFLRQAEDCLGLALDKGVRIVANAGGLNPAGLAAALRAVNDTLGLQAKIAYVEGDDLIGRTAELGLGSPLTANAYLGAWGIVECLNAGADVVVTGRVTDASVIVGPAAAHFGWQRGDFDQLAGAVVAGHVIECGTQATGGNYAFFTEIADLDRPGFPIAEIDADGSSVITKHPGTGGAVTAGTVTAQLLYEITGGRYAGPDVTARIDTAELSDDGADRVRISGVTGEPPPPQLKVSLNTLAGFRNEAVFVLTGLDIEAKAALVRRQLESGLTIRPAELEWSLARTDHPDADTEEAASALLRCVVRDSDAAAVGRSFSSLAVELALASYPGFTLTAPPGQGQPYGVFTPGYVHVKEVPHVAVLPDGARVDIEPSPEVRELEDVDDPVLPGAPASGPTTRCPLGTIAGARSGDKGGNANVGVWVRTDEQWRWLVHTLTVDEVKRLLPEAADLPVTRYVLPKLRAVNFVIEGILGQGVASQARFDPQAKGLGEWLRSRHVDIPKALLPEGTSS
- a CDS encoding TIGR03084 family metal-binding protein, translated to MAELQRFIDDVCAESEALDALVADLPDPRWGDPTPAEGWTIAHQIGHLLWTDRAALLAITDPDAFTTQLAVAAADPAGFVDAGAREFASLPPAQLLEDWRTTRAQLADALAAVPPDQKILWYGPPMKAASMATARLMETWAHGQDVADALGVTRTPTARLRSIAHLGVRTRDFAYAVNELPAPSEEFRVELTAPGGSSSWTWGPEDAAQRVTGPAEDFCLLVTQRANRADLTLVATGPDADQWLDIAQAFAGPAGGGREAGSR
- a CDS encoding acyl-CoA carboxylase subunit beta, producing the protein MTTLKSTLDTGSDEYAAAAKAMTDKLAEIDTEHAKALAGGGEKYTERHKKRGKLLARERIELLLDPDSPFLELCPLAAWGSEFPVGASTVVGIGVVEGVECLIVANDPTVRGGTSNPWTLRKGFRANDIARQNRLPVISLVESGGADLPTQKEVFIPGGRMFRDLTQLSAAGIPTIALVFGNSTAGGAYIPGMSDHVVMIKERSKVFLAGPPLVKMATGEESDDETLGGAEMHARKSGLADYFAIDEQDAIRIGRSIVKRLNWKKQGPAPRAEVIEPLADPEELLGIVPADLKIPFDPREVIARIVDGSDFDEFKPMYGSSLVTGWAELHGYPIGILANARGVLFSEESQKATQFIQLANRSNTPLLFLHNTTGYMVGKEYEEGGMIKHGSMMINAVSNSTVPHISILLGASYGAGHYGMCGRAFDPRFLFAWPSSKSAVMGGAQLAGVISIVSRASAEARGQAFDEEADAGMRAMIENQIEAESIPMFLSGRLYDDGVIDPRDTRTVVGMCLSAIANAPIEGAENFGVFRM
- a CDS encoding SDR family oxidoreductase, which encodes MLTQAALNPLPSPRTLATRLVPKSGHRVAGKRILVTGGSSGVGEAAARRLAHLGAEVVLVARGAEALEAVRDDILRAGCDAHAVPCDLTDPDSIDAMVSRVLGDIGPVDVLVNNAGRSIRRTVEDSLDRFHDYERTMAINYFGSTRLTLALLPSMLERRDGHIINVATWGVPAGVMPKFSAYHASKAAVGAFGRSLGAELRDRGIAVTTLDLPLVRTPMIAPTTDYDSMAALSPEQAAEWFVTAVRTRPVELLPGYGELFRVLGFFAPTLTDALVRRAGI